AAAAGACCACGCCGTATTCCCGGGCCCAGAAGGCCCGAAGCGCCTCCATTTCCCGCGCATCATCAAGAAAGGAATATTCCGCGATCATGCGGTCGTACACGGCCTCGGACATGATCTTGGACGCTTCCAAAAAAAGCCGGACACCACAATACCCCCGACAACAAGCAGGAGCGCCCAATCCTGAAACCGGGACAAGGCCCGAAGCCGCGTGTCCGCCAACCGGCGCACCGCGGCCAAAACCACCCCGAACAGCACCAGCGCGCCGAACAGATTGCGCAGGAACTGCCACGGATCAAGCGTGGATTCGTAATCGGAAAACAGGGATGCCGTGACAACCCCGTCCAGGGCATGGAACAACAGCAACCCCATGAAGCCGAAAAGGATCAGGGAATGCGCCAGCCAACGCATGGGCCCGGTCCGGGCGGTGCGGCGAAGCAGAAGGATATCGAAAAGGAACGAGGAAATCGCGGAAAACGAAATCGAAAGGAATCGGCCCGGTCGCAGGGATTCCGGACCGGAATCGCCAGCCCGTCCCCGAAACCATCCGGCCACGCGCCAAACGGTTCCGATCAGGCAGATCATCAGGGAGAGAAACAGGCCGACAGTGAAAGAATCCATACCCCCTCCTGACATGGATCAGGGGCGACCCGGTCCGGCCGCCCGACAAAGGCCAACCCCGGACAATCAGCCGGATTCGGCCATGCAGGCAACAGCCTTGTATGCGGTGGCCACGGCCAATCCGGCCCCGCATTTCATGCGCATCCAGTCATGATGCGCCAATACGGCCCCGGCAGCGTACAGATTGCCGTAGGCCGATTTCCCGGAGTCGTTCAAGGGACGCATGCAGTCGTCCACTTGCACTCCGGCCATGTTCACGGGATGTCCCTGCGCATCGAAGAACCGCTCTTGATGCCAATCGGTACGGGCTTGCGGCTGAATCACGGGCAGGTTGAAGATCGGTTCGAAGACCTTTTTCCTGTCCGTCCGGAGCCCCTTGCCGAAAAAGCGACCCGTGGCCAGAATTGCGGCCCGGGAACGCACGGACAGGTTGTGTCGTTCATTGCCGACGCGAAAAAGAAAGGTGCCGCCGTCCTCACGTTCCCCCTGGATCACCATTTTCTGGGAAAAGGTGTCCGCACCCAGCCCGGGCAACCCGCGATCGAAAGCGGCCCGCAGCCGAGTACCTGCGATGGACGGCGGCAGTGTAGGAATTTCAAATATTCGAAGTCCTGTCAACGACTCGAGATGGTGAATGATTTTCATGGGATCAATCAGACCGAGAATCGCAGGAAAACCGATAAAACAGGCATTGCCGACATGCTCGGCAAGATGTTTCACCAGCTCCTCCCTCCGGGCCGGATCCGCCATGGTCCAGGCCATGTGCTCGGGATACAATTCGCCGCGGCCACCCGGGAAATCGATTCGTACCGTACGCAGATCAGGCCACTGCGGCCCGAGATTCTCCACGATCTGTGCGCCGCTGAATCCCTTGAGACCATGAAAATCCACCAGCAAGGTCGGAGCCTTTTCCTCAAAGGCCACGGTCCCGGCATGCGCGGAAGCCGGGGTGAAAAACGTGCGTTTCACGGTCCCGGCAGGCGTGATGACCGGAATGTTGCGGTCATGGTCGCCGACATAGGGCAGCCCCTGCTCCGCGAGAAAATCCGAAAACTGTTTCAGGGCAATGCGAATCTGCGCTTCCGGCACAAGGGCGTAGGGATGCTCGGGACAATCCCGGACAACAGCCCGGATCGCGGCCCATGGATCATCCCAGCGTCGTCCCTGTTCCACGGGATGCACGCCCATGAGATCGATCAGACCGGTGCTGAAATCAATGCCTCCGGTGGAGCCGGCCAACGCCACGGACCTGCCCCGGGAGGCAGCGAACAGGGCGGCTGCCATGCCCGCGAATCCCGCGCCGATGACCATGACGTCGTAGACGCGCTCCCCGCTGCTCATTCCCCGTCCTCCGATTCGAAATATTCGGGCCGGGCAAGCTCCATATCGAGCATGCCGCAATACAAGGCTTCCTGAAGATCGGCCTGCATGAGCGGCAATCCCCACAGGATCGGGGAAAAACCGCGCCAGCGTCGCTCCACGAATGCCTTGAGTTCGGCAATGCCCCTGTCGCCGGAAAGATGCCCCTGATCGTACAGGTGCCCGGTAATGCGCAGGCCGCAGAATCCGCCCTGACACGGTCCCTTGCCCACCCGGCTGCGCATGCCGATGGCCTTGAGCATGGATCGACCGCGCATGTCGCCCAGCTCCGCAATGATGGCATCCACCACGCTGCGGGAAACCATTTCGCACTCGCAGAGCACAAGGTCGTCCTCGGCCCGTCTGTCCACCCAGTTTCTGGGCGCGCGGCCCGGCTCTGTCCACATGCCCATGGCAGATGCGGGCACGGGTTCGGTTCTGGTTCGGCACGGTGCATCAATGCCGAGTTTGGCACAGACCATGTCCGCAGTTCGCTCGGCCATGAGCCGATAGGTGGTCAGCTTGCCGCCCGTGATGGTCACGAAATTGTCCAGTCCGTCGCGGGCGTGATCAATGAGGGAAAAGCCACGGCTCACGCTGCGAGCGTCCCCGGCGTCACCGGACAGCACCAGAGGCCGCACCCCGGAATAGGCGCGGATGTAGCGCGTGGTTTCCAGAATGGGCATCATGGCCCGGGCGTCCTCGATGATGCGGTCCGCCTCCTCCACTGTGGGACGGCAATGGTCGGGATGATCCACGGTCACGGACGTGGTGCCCAGCACGGACACGGTGCCGCCCGGCACCAGAATGTCCGCGTCCGAAGCCTTGCGCAGCCGGTTCACCACGCGCCGGGAAATGCGGTCCTGCGTCACGAGCAGACAGCCCGAGGAATACAGCAGATCGATATGCGCCCCGGCCATTTCCGCGACCAACCCGGCCCATGCCCCGGCCGCATTGACCACGATCTCCGGTTCCACCACATGCTCGGCCCCGGAATTCCCGTCCACGAAACGAACCCGCCTGATCCTCCCCCCTTCGGTCTCCACTGCCGTGACCCGGGCATTGCGCTGCACGCTTCCGCCCAAGGTCAGGGAATGGGAAAGATTGTCCAGAGAAAGCATGAACGGGTCCACGGCAGCATCTTCGACCGCATAGGCCGCGATCACCCTGTCCGACAAGGCAGGTTCAAGCTCCCGGACCTCGGCAGGATCGAGCTTGCGGCTGGGGATGGAACTGCGAGTGCACAGGGATGGAAAATCGGCGACATAATCTTCATCATCACCCTGCACGGCCACGAACAGACCACCCGTGTCCTCGATGCATTGCGGGGATATCCGCCTGAGAATCTCCCCTTCCTCGCGACATTCCACGGCAGCCTCCATGTCCGAAGCCACATAGCGCGCACCGCTGTGCAGCAGCCCGTGGTTGCCGCCCGAGGCCCCGGCATTGATGTCGCGCTTTTCCAGCAGCAGACAGGGAACGCCCCGCAGCGCGAGATCTCGCGCCACTCCGGTTCCGGTCACTCCGCCGCCGATGATCAGCACTCTTGCTTCGATAGCCATTCTTCCCTTCCCGGAACAGTTCGCGTTCACCCGGAATTTTCTTTTCGGATTGCGCTCGCCGCTTTCGCAATGCAATGAAAATTGCTTCTTCACGATCAGAGCCTGTGCGCGAACAAACAGGAATATGCGTAAAGAACATTGTCTAATGTCCACACGGGTGCTATGGTCACCCAAACACACAACCTTTGGCGCGCCGAGTCAATATTGGACTGTACATTATCATGTCTGTTTGATTCTCGCCATATAAATTTTCTTTTTTGCATCACAAATCACCTTTTTTGTTTTCACATTCGAACATCAAGGAGACATTCCAACAATGCCCGGGCACTCAACCTCTCAATTCGCCGCACACGAGCCCGACACGGCCAAACACGCCTCGGTCAGGAATCGCCACGAGGAAATGGTCACTCTGATTCAGGAATCCGGGTTTGCCACGATCCAGGCACTGGCCGAGCATTTCGACGTCACGCCCCAGACCGTTCGCCGGGACATCAACACCCTGAGCCACAAGGGACTCGTGGAGCGCTACCACGGCGGAGCCGGTCCGGCCGTCAGCACGGAAAACGTGGACTACTCCAACCGCAAGGTGCTCTGCCGCACGGAAAAACGGCACATCGGCGAAATGGTGGCCAGACACATTCCCCACCGCTCATCCCTGTTCATCAACATCGGCACCACCACCGAGGAAGTCGCCCGGGCGCTGATACGGCATCAGGGACTCAAGGTGATCACCAACAACCTGAACGTGGCCTCCACCCTGTGCGGCAACGAGGATGCGGAGATCATCGTGGCTGGCGGTCTGATACGGCACCGGGATCGGGGCATCGTGGGCGAAGCGGCCGTGGATTTCATCGGCCAGTTCAAGGTGGACTACGGCATCATCGGCATCAGCGGCATCGACGCGGACGGCACCCTGCTGGATTTCGACTATCGGGAGGTGCGCGCGGCCCGAGCCATCATCGACAATTCGCGCAAGGTGTTTCTCGTCACGGACCACACCAAGTTCGGACGAAACGCCATGGTCCGTCTCGGCAGCATCGAGGAAATCGACGCGCTGTTCACGGACATGATGCCACCGCAGCCCATCGTGGAACGCATGGAACAGGCGGATGTGCAATTTTTCGTGGCCGACACGGATTGCGGGAATGAAAAATGAGAAAAACAGGAAAAGGGGAGCATGTTTTTTTCTTTTCGGTTGAGAAAGTCCCGTGAAAATGTTATGCGTTTACGACCATAATGTAACCTATTTCGAACAATCTGTTGCCAACCATCGGCTTTCACCAACTGGAGCGTGTGCATGGGGCTTGAACTGGTCAATGTGAACAAGACGGTGGCGGGGGAAGTCCATCTGGCGGACGTGGACCTGACTCTGGATTCCGGGTCGCGTTACGTGATCCTCGGCAGGACGCTGGCGGGAAAAACGTCCCTGATGCGGATCATGGCCGGGCTGGACCGTCCCTCATCCGGCAAGGTCGTGGCGGACGGCGAGGACGTGACCGGCGTATCGGTCCGAAAACGCAGCGTGGCCATGGTCTACCAGCAATTCATCAACTATCCCTCCCTGAAAATCTACGACAACATTGCCTCTCCCCTGAAAATAGCGGGCGCAAGCAAGCCCGAAATCGACCGGCGCGTACGCGAGGCCTCGGCCATGCTGCATCTGGACGACATGCTGGACCGGCTTCCGGCCGAACTTTCCGGCGGCCAGCAGCAGCGGTGCGCCATTGCCCGCGCTCTGGTCAAGGACGTGAACCTCCTGCTTCTTGACGAACCTCTGGTCAACCTCGACTACAAGCTGCGCGAGGAACTCCGCGACGAATTGCAGATCATCTTCAGCCAGCGCCAGTCCGTGGTGGTGTATTCCACGACCGAACCCACCGAAGCCCTGATGCTCGGCGGCCACATCGTAGTCATGGACAAGGGCCGCATCCTGCAGACCGGAACCACCTCGGAAGTCTATCTGAAACCCGCCACCATGAAGGTGGCCGAGGTGTTCAGCGATCCGCCCATCAACTTCATTCGGGCGGACGTGGCCGACAACAGGGCACACCTGCGCATCGGTCTGGATTTTCCCCTGAGCGGGCACCTGTCGGAATTGCAGCCCGGCACCTACCAGTTCGGCATCCGGCCCCACCACTTCAATCTGGACCGGCAGACCCCGGAAGACATCTGCATCGAATCCATGGTCGAGCTCTCGGAAATCAACGGTTCCGAGACCTTCCTCCACTTCCACTACAGGAATCGATCCCTTGTTGCCCACGAACAGGGCGTCCGCTCCCGCAAGGCCGGAGACTCGGTCACCATGTACGTCCGGCCCTGCGATTTCTACGTGTTCAACGAGGAAGGCAATCTGGTCCTGCACCCGGAACGGGATTAACCGGGGCCGAACAGCGAAGCGCGAGAGGTTTTTTCATGGCGAAAATAGAACTGGAACACATAGCGCACAGCTACAAGCCCAATCCCGAGGGACCGGAGGACTATGCCATCAAGGAAGTCCACACCACCTGGGAAGACGGCGGCGCATACGCCCTGCTCGGCTCGTCGGGCTGCGGCAAGACCACCATGCTCAACATCATTTCCGGCCTGCTCACCCCGAGTCAGGGCCGCATTCTGTACGACGGCAGAGACGTGAGCAAGCTGCCGCCGGAACAGCGGAACATCGCTCAGGTATTCCAGTTTCCGGTGCTGTACGACACCATGACCGTCTATGACAATCTGGCCTTTCCCCTGCGCAACCGGGGCGTGAAGGCGTCCGAAGTGGACCAGCGCGTCAAGGAAGTTGCCGAGACGCTCGATCTGACCCCATTTCTGGGCAAACGCGCAGCAGGACTGGCCGCGGACGCCAAACAGAAGATATCCCTTGGACGCGGACTGGTGCGCAAGGACGTGGCGGCCATCCTGTTCGACGAACCGCTCACGGTCATCGACCCCCACCTGAAATGGCAGCTCCGGCGCAAGCTCAAGGAAATCCACAAGCAGTTCAACCTGACCCTGATCTACGTGACCCACGACCAGACCGAGGCCATGACCTTCGCGGACAACATCGTGATCATGTATGACGGCAGGCTGCTCCAGATCGGCTCGCCCGAGGACCTGTTCGAAAACCCGGCCCACACCTTCGTGGGCTACTTCATTGGTAGCCCGGGCATGAACCTGATCGAATGTTCTCTCGACGGCAGCAACGCCGTGTTCAGCGGCGGAACCCTGCCTCTGCCGGAACATCTGGCACAGGCGGCCGCAGACGCGGGCAAGGTCGAGATCGGCATCCGCCCCATGTATCTGGACATTGCCGGAGAAAAGAAGAACGGCGGCGTGCCCGGCACCGTGATCAACGTGGACGACGAAGGCAGCAGCCGCATCGCCACGGTCATGGTCGGGGACAACAAGCTCAAGGCCAAGGTGCCGGAAGGCAGGGAAATCCCGGCCGACGCATGCTGGGTCAACTTTCCGGCCGAGCGCACCAAGCTCTTTTGCGACAGCTATCTGGTCAAGGAGGAACAGCATGGATAAATGGCAGGACAACAAAGCCTGGTTCCTGGTCCTCCCGGTCTTCATCATCGTGGCCTTCAGCGCAATCATTCCGCTGATGACCGTGGTCAACTACTCGGTTCAGGACATCTTCGGACCGGGACAACGCTTTTTCGTGGGCTCGGAGTGGTTCCGGGAAGTGCTGCACGACACTCGGCTGCACGAGGCCCTGTACCGCCAGCTCCTGTTTTCCGGGCTCGTGCTCCTGATCGAAATTCCCCTCGGCATCCTGATCGGCCTGATGATGCCCAAGAAAGGCTGGGGCGCATCCCTCTGTCTCGTACTCCTGGCCCTGCCCCTGCTGATCCCGTGGAACGTGATCGGCACCATCTGGATCATCTTCACCCGACCGGACATCGGCCTGTTCGGATATTTCATCAATACGTCCGGCATCGCGTTCGACCATACGGCCAGCGCACACGACGCCTGGGTCACGCTCATGCTCATGGAGGTCTGGCACTGGACGCCGCTTGTGGCCCTGCTGGCCTATGCCGGATTGCGCGCCATTCCCGAGGCCTATTATCAGGCCGCAAGGATCGACGGAGCATCGCAATTCGCGATTTTCCGCTACATCCAGCTGCCCAAGCTGCGCGGGGTCATGACCATCGCCCTGCTGCTGCGGTTCATGGACAGCTTCCTGATCTACGCGGAACCCTTCGTGCTCACGGGCGGCGGGCCGGGCAACTCCACCACGTTCCTGTCCATCTATCTGGTCAAGATCGCGGTGGGACAGTTCGACCTCGGCCCGGCAGCGGCCTTTTCCCTGATCTACTTCCTGATCATCCTGCTGTTCTGCTTCCTCTTCTATCAGGCTCTGCAAAACGTCGGAACCGGAGAGAAATCATGAAAACAAGCAAACGCTACATAGGGCTGATCATCTACCTGATCCTGCTCATGCTGCCCATCTACTGGATGCTCAACATGTCCCTGCGCACCAATGCGGACATCATGGCGGCATTCTCCCTGTACCCCAAGGACCCGACCCTGCAGAACTACCTGAAGATATTCCATGATCCTTCCTGGTACATGGGCTATGTCAATTCCATCATCTACGTCACCCTCAACACGATCATCTCCCTGCTGTTCGCCCTGCCCGCTGCCTATGCGTTCTCCCGGTTCAGCTTTCTCGGGGACAAGCACATGTTCTTCTGGCTCCTGACGAACCGCATGGCTCCGCCCGCAGTCTTTCTGCTTCCCTTTTTCCAGCTCTATTCCGTGTTCAACCTCATTGACACGCATATTGCCGTGGCATTGGCGCACTGCCTGTTCAACGTGCCGCTGGCGGTCTGGATTCTGGAAGGATTCATGTCGGGCGTGCCCAAGGAGATCGATGAAACCGCGTTCATTGACGGGTATTCGTTTCCCAGATTCTTTGCCACGGTGTTCATCCCCCTGATTCGGGCGGGCATCGGCGTGACCGCGTTCTTCTGCTTCATGTTCAGCTGGGTGGAACTGCTTCTGGCCCGGACCCTGACCACGACCAACGCCAAGCCCATTGCCGCGACCATGACCCGCACGGTCAGCGCGACCGGCCTCGACTGGGGTCTTCTGGCCGCCGCTGGCATCCTGACCATCGTGCCCGGTGCGCTGGTCATCTGGTTCGTGCGCAATCATCTTGCCAAGGGCTTTGCTCTGGGCCGCGTATAAGGAGGTACGGACATGAATCTCGAATGGATGGCATGGACGCCCCTGACAGCCTGTTTCTTCACGTTCATCATGCTCATGCTCATCGGCATGACGATCTGGCAGGTCATGGTGCCCACCGTGGCGCGCAAGGGATTCCTGCCCATCGTCACCACCCGTGGGGACAGACTTTTCATGGGACTGCTGGGCAGCGCATACATTCACCTGGCCTGGCTCGGTCTGACCGATTTCAGCCTGTGGATTGCTACGGTTGTTTCCGTCTGCTTCATCGCGATCATGCTGCGCTGGGGCTAGCCCCGGACCGAAAGCCGACGGATTGTGAACTAGGTGTTGCTTGTTGAAGAGGATTCACTTTCAGCAGATGGAGGATCGTATGAAACTGTGGCGTGTTCTCTTGACGGGAACGCTCGCTCTGGCCTTCCTCGCCACCGCCGGCATCGGCTTTGCGGACGATGCCCAATACAAGAAAGCGGCGAAGAAATGGATCGAGCAGGAGTTCCAGCCTTCCACCCTGAGCAAGGCGGAACAGATGAAGGAAATGGAGTGGTTCATCAAGGCCTCCAAGCCCTTCCGCGGCATGGACATCAAGGTCGTTTCCGAAACCATTCCCACCCATGAGTACGAATCCAGGGTTCTGGCCAAGGCCTTCCACGAAATTACCGGCATCAAGGTCACTCACGACCTGATTCAGGAAGGCGACGTCATCGAAAAGCTTCAGGTCCAGATGCAGTCCGGCGAAAATGTCTTTGACGGCTACGTCAATGATTCCGACCTCATCGGCACGCACTTCCGTTCCGGCCACGTGGTCAACCTGACCGACTGGATGGCGGGCGAAGCCAAGGACGTGACCCTGCCCACGCTGGATATCGACGATTTCATGGGCAAGTCCTTCACCACCGGCCCGGACGGCAAGCTCTACCAGCTTCCGGACCAGCAGTTCGCGAACCTGTACTGGTTCCGCTACGACTGGTTCCAGCGCCCTGACCTGAAGAAGAAGTTCAAGGCCAAGTACGGCTATGAACTGGGCGTTCCCGAAAACTGGTCCGCGTACGAGGATATCGCGGAATTCTTCACCTACGACGTCAAGGAAATCGACGGCGTGGCCATCTACGGCCACATGGATTACGGCAAGAAGGCCCCGGACCTCGGCTGGCGTTTCACCGACGCATGGCTGTCCATGGCCGGTGCCGGCGACAAGGGACTGCCCAACGGCAAGCCCGTGGACGAATGGGGCATCCGTGTGGAAAACTGCCGTCCCGTGGGCGCGACTGTTGCGCGCGGCGGCGCCACCAACAGCCCCGCAGCCAAGTATGCCCTGCGCAAGTACATGGAATGGCTGCGCAAGTATGCTCCTCCGGGCGCTCTGGGCATGGACTTCTACCAGTCCCTGCCGTCGCTGGCCAAGGGCAACGTGGCCCAGCAGATTTTCTGGTACACCGCGTTCACCGCTTCTCTGGTGGAATCCCGGGAAAAGGGCAACATGACCGTGGATGAAAAGGGCTTTCCGCTCTGGCGCATGGCTCCGTCTCCGCATGGTCCCTACTGGGAGGAAGGCCAGAAACTCGGCTATCAGGACTGCGGTTCGTGGACGTTCCTGAAGTCCACTCCGGTGGATCGCCGCAAGGCGGCATGGCTCTTCGCACAGTTCTGCGTGGCCAAGACCACGTCCCTGAAAAAGGCGCATGTGGGCCTGACCCCGATCCGCGATTCCGACATTCGCGACAAGTCCTTCACCGAACGCGCCCCCAAGCTGGGCGGTCTGGTGGAATTCTACCGTTCCCCGGCCCGCGTGGCCTGGACCCCGACCGGCACCAACGTGCCCGACTACCCCAAGCTGGCACAGCTCTGGTGGCAGAACATCGGTGAAGCCGTTTCCGGCGAAGTCACCGTGGAAACCGCCATGGACAATCTGGCCAAGGAACAGGACAAGATTCTGATGCGCCTCGAACGCGCGGGCGTGCTGGGCAAATGCGGTCCCAAGCTGAACCCGGAAAAGGACGAGTCCTACTGGCTGAACAAGCCCGGAGCTCCCAAGGCCAAGCTGGCCAATGAAAAGCCTCAGGGCAAGACTCTGGACTACGACAAACTGCTCAAGGCATGGAAGGAAGGTCGCGTCAAGTAGACACGCGTCCTGTACCGACGTCAGAGGGGCGCCCCCAAGGGCGCCCCTTCCTGTTCATCTAGTCGATCGGTTCCATGCCAAACCGCTTCCACTGCGCTTCCGCTTCCTGTTCGGCCCTGTCCACCGCTTCCGATTCCCACGGCTCGATGACAAGGGCCTCGGCAACCAGTTGCCACAGATACTTCACTTCGTAATTCGCATCGGGATAGAATTTGGGAATGCGCCTCATGAGCTGATCGCGACAGTTGGAGCATCCCACGACAACCACGTCCGCGCCGCTGCTCCTGATCTGCTCGTACTTGAACCGGGCGTGCCAGGCGGATTCCTTTTCATAGGGCATGGGCCACATGCCGCCCCCAGCCCCGCAACAGAAATTCCGCTCGCGGCTCGGGCTCAGTTCCACGTACTCGTCAACACACTGATTGATGATCCAACGAGGTTCGTCAAAGAATCCGCGCCCGAAATGACGCGCCAATTCCCGACCATGCTTGCAGGAATCATGAAAGGTGAATGTCCTGCCTGCATGCACGGACTTGTCCAGTCGGATGCGGCCATCCCGAATGAGTTCCACCAGATAGTCGTACAGATAGAGGAAGCCCACGGAATTGTCCGGATTCTCGTGCTCCAGTTTGTCCAT
Above is a window of Pseudodesulfovibrio tunisiensis DNA encoding:
- the glpB gene encoding glycerol-3-phosphate dehydrogenase subunit GlpB encodes the protein MSSGERVYDVMVIGAGFAGMAAALFAASRGRSVALAGSTGGIDFSTGLIDLMGVHPVEQGRRWDDPWAAIRAVVRDCPEHPYALVPEAQIRIALKQFSDFLAEQGLPYVGDHDRNIPVITPAGTVKRTFFTPASAHAGTVAFEEKAPTLLVDFHGLKGFSGAQIVENLGPQWPDLRTVRIDFPGGRGELYPEHMAWTMADPARREELVKHLAEHVGNACFIGFPAILGLIDPMKIIHHLESLTGLRIFEIPTLPPSIAGTRLRAAFDRGLPGLGADTFSQKMVIQGEREDGGTFLFRVGNERHNLSVRSRAAILATGRFFGKGLRTDRKKVFEPIFNLPVIQPQARTDWHQERFFDAQGHPVNMAGVQVDDCMRPLNDSGKSAYGNLYAAGAVLAHHDWMRMKCGAGLAVATAYKAVACMAESG
- the glpA gene encoding anaerobic glycerol-3-phosphate dehydrogenase subunit GlpA; the protein is MAIEARVLIIGGGVTGTGVARDLALRGVPCLLLEKRDINAGASGGNHGLLHSGARYVASDMEAAVECREEGEILRRISPQCIEDTGGLFVAVQGDDEDYVADFPSLCTRSSIPSRKLDPAEVRELEPALSDRVIAAYAVEDAAVDPFMLSLDNLSHSLTLGGSVQRNARVTAVETEGGRIRRVRFVDGNSGAEHVVEPEIVVNAAGAWAGLVAEMAGAHIDLLYSSGCLLVTQDRISRRVVNRLRKASDADILVPGGTVSVLGTTSVTVDHPDHCRPTVEEADRIIEDARAMMPILETTRYIRAYSGVRPLVLSGDAGDARSVSRGFSLIDHARDGLDNFVTITGGKLTTYRLMAERTADMVCAKLGIDAPCRTRTEPVPASAMGMWTEPGRAPRNWVDRRAEDDLVLCECEMVSRSVVDAIIAELGDMRGRSMLKAIGMRSRVGKGPCQGGFCGLRITGHLYDQGHLSGDRGIAELKAFVERRWRGFSPILWGLPLMQADLQEALYCGMLDMELARPEYFESEDGE
- a CDS encoding DeoR family transcriptional regulator — translated: MVTLIQESGFATIQALAEHFDVTPQTVRRDINTLSHKGLVERYHGGAGPAVSTENVDYSNRKVLCRTEKRHIGEMVARHIPHRSSLFINIGTTTEEVARALIRHQGLKVITNNLNVASTLCGNEDAEIIVAGGLIRHRDRGIVGEAAVDFIGQFKVDYGIIGISGIDADGTLLDFDYREVRAARAIIDNSRKVFLVTDHTKFGRNAMVRLGSIEEIDALFTDMMPPQPIVERMEQADVQFFVADTDCGNEK
- a CDS encoding ABC transporter ATP-binding protein, which produces MGLELVNVNKTVAGEVHLADVDLTLDSGSRYVILGRTLAGKTSLMRIMAGLDRPSSGKVVADGEDVTGVSVRKRSVAMVYQQFINYPSLKIYDNIASPLKIAGASKPEIDRRVREASAMLHLDDMLDRLPAELSGGQQQRCAIARALVKDVNLLLLDEPLVNLDYKLREELRDELQIIFSQRQSVVVYSTTEPTEALMLGGHIVVMDKGRILQTGTTSEVYLKPATMKVAEVFSDPPINFIRADVADNRAHLRIGLDFPLSGHLSELQPGTYQFGIRPHHFNLDRQTPEDICIESMVELSEINGSETFLHFHYRNRSLVAHEQGVRSRKAGDSVTMYVRPCDFYVFNEEGNLVLHPERD
- a CDS encoding ABC transporter ATP-binding protein, whose protein sequence is MAKIELEHIAHSYKPNPEGPEDYAIKEVHTTWEDGGAYALLGSSGCGKTTMLNIISGLLTPSQGRILYDGRDVSKLPPEQRNIAQVFQFPVLYDTMTVYDNLAFPLRNRGVKASEVDQRVKEVAETLDLTPFLGKRAAGLAADAKQKISLGRGLVRKDVAAILFDEPLTVIDPHLKWQLRRKLKEIHKQFNLTLIYVTHDQTEAMTFADNIVIMYDGRLLQIGSPEDLFENPAHTFVGYFIGSPGMNLIECSLDGSNAVFSGGTLPLPEHLAQAAADAGKVEIGIRPMYLDIAGEKKNGGVPGTVINVDDEGSSRIATVMVGDNKLKAKVPEGREIPADACWVNFPAERTKLFCDSYLVKEEQHG
- a CDS encoding carbohydrate ABC transporter permease, which codes for MDKWQDNKAWFLVLPVFIIVAFSAIIPLMTVVNYSVQDIFGPGQRFFVGSEWFREVLHDTRLHEALYRQLLFSGLVLLIEIPLGILIGLMMPKKGWGASLCLVLLALPLLIPWNVIGTIWIIFTRPDIGLFGYFINTSGIAFDHTASAHDAWVTLMLMEVWHWTPLVALLAYAGLRAIPEAYYQAARIDGASQFAIFRYIQLPKLRGVMTIALLLRFMDSFLIYAEPFVLTGGGPGNSTTFLSIYLVKIAVGQFDLGPAAAFSLIYFLIILLFCFLFYQALQNVGTGEKS
- a CDS encoding carbohydrate ABC transporter permease, with the protein product MKTSKRYIGLIIYLILLMLPIYWMLNMSLRTNADIMAAFSLYPKDPTLQNYLKIFHDPSWYMGYVNSIIYVTLNTIISLLFALPAAYAFSRFSFLGDKHMFFWLLTNRMAPPAVFLLPFFQLYSVFNLIDTHIAVALAHCLFNVPLAVWILEGFMSGVPKEIDETAFIDGYSFPRFFATVFIPLIRAGIGVTAFFCFMFSWVELLLARTLTTTNAKPIAATMTRTVSATGLDWGLLAAAGILTIVPGALVIWFVRNHLAKGFALGRV
- a CDS encoding DUF2160 domain-containing protein, whose translation is MNLEWMAWTPLTACFFTFIMLMLIGMTIWQVMVPTVARKGFLPIVTTRGDRLFMGLLGSAYIHLAWLGLTDFSLWIATVVSVCFIAIMLRWG
- a CDS encoding ABC transporter substrate-binding protein, encoding MKLWRVLLTGTLALAFLATAGIGFADDAQYKKAAKKWIEQEFQPSTLSKAEQMKEMEWFIKASKPFRGMDIKVVSETIPTHEYESRVLAKAFHEITGIKVTHDLIQEGDVIEKLQVQMQSGENVFDGYVNDSDLIGTHFRSGHVVNLTDWMAGEAKDVTLPTLDIDDFMGKSFTTGPDGKLYQLPDQQFANLYWFRYDWFQRPDLKKKFKAKYGYELGVPENWSAYEDIAEFFTYDVKEIDGVAIYGHMDYGKKAPDLGWRFTDAWLSMAGAGDKGLPNGKPVDEWGIRVENCRPVGATVARGGATNSPAAKYALRKYMEWLRKYAPPGALGMDFYQSLPSLAKGNVAQQIFWYTAFTASLVESREKGNMTVDEKGFPLWRMAPSPHGPYWEEGQKLGYQDCGSWTFLKSTPVDRRKAAWLFAQFCVAKTTSLKKAHVGLTPIRDSDIRDKSFTERAPKLGGLVEFYRSPARVAWTPTGTNVPDYPKLAQLWWQNIGEAVSGEVTVETAMDNLAKEQDKILMRLERAGVLGKCGPKLNPEKDESYWLNKPGAPKAKLANEKPQGKTLDYDKLLKAWKEGRVK